A single genomic interval of Dysidea avara chromosome 8, odDysAvar1.4, whole genome shotgun sequence harbors:
- the LOC136264082 gene encoding uncharacterized protein isoform X2, translating to MHLAQELARLMDLDQKFAESNKTIEHYKSLLEKHRLEIPEENLHNEDDFMISSATGSTVNDAPSRNLPNNATDLQASQLSRKLTKATMAHPNSSTSSSNITTASGDYSTPPGSANIIPNADCKSNFYVDLKDLPPPDIDDPSVNFTSVHHTNPSSEFDDDGLIPESTHLGYRNPPEIKHNPLAGHGPIGDPQMSAGVYMPTYLSSVTTVAPSYTKYPPLPTVELSHERYRFGQNQPAFDNFPRDVTQQDHIRNSLQGSSGALHSLPTSSVRPTTGNTRTGEDFQSFDNQLSVKSSSGMFTKQNSMPDSGETCTTVTFTTSSTITVSTMAAMISSTTVSTAYASAPGDHVSTAFDNQYTSTSTTNTTDPVLYGNVPVCKPVLTTTTTTTTAVSQSTTTTTPAAPKHGKLDLEDLRRKSMQATASLNIEVSQYKKQDLSTIKKHLDKKHKTRAQVEDLKAKPPSSNYGNIFGYSQSARAAAQIDNPTNRRPTTTPRSIKDCVTPLGQKYEYWVCACCEIVNGAKRANCKRCMMACGALSVSHAYCKLCNLLVYISEERMSPRIVCPLCKDMLHTVV from the coding sequence ATTTCTTCAGCAACTGGATCTACCGTTAATGATGCACCATCACGGAATTTACCTAATAATGCAACAGATCTTCAAGCAAGCCAGCTATCAAGGAAGCTAACTAAAGCAACAATGGCTCATCCCAACAGTAGTACATCTTCCAGTAACATCACTACTGCAAGTGGAGATTATAGCACGCCTCCTGGATCAGCCAATATAATACCAAATGCCGATTGTAAATCCAATTTTTATGTTGATTTAAAAGATCTACCACCACCTGATATTGATGATCCTAGTGTTAATTTTACATCAGTACATCACACCAATCCTTCATCAGAGTTTGATGATGATGGTTTGATCCCTGAAAGTACCCACCTTGGTTACCGTAATCCTCCTGAGATTAAACATAACCCACTAGCTGGTCATGGTCCGATTGGTGATCCTCAGATGTCTGCTGGTGTATATATGCCGACTTATCTATCTTCAGTTACTACTGTTGCTCCATCTTATACAAAATATCCTCCTTTACCAACAGTTGAATTATCCCATGAAAGGTATAGATTTGGCCAAAATCAACCAGCATTTGACAACTTTCCGCGAGATGTTACTCAGCAAGATCACATCAGGAACTCGTTACAAGGTAGTAGTGGTGCACTACATTCATTGCCCACTAGTAGCGTCAGACCAACTACTGGCAATACCAGAACAGGAGAAGACTTTCAGTCCTTTGATAATCAGCTATCTGTAAAATCATCTTCAGGGATGTTTACTAAACAGAACTCCATGCCTGATAGTGGTGAGACATGTACAACTGTTACCTTTACCACATCCTCTACCATTACTGTTAGTACAATGGCTGCCATGATATCTAGCACAACTGTATCTACAGCATACGCTAGTGCACCTGGTGACCATGTTTCCACTGCTTTTGACAATCAGTATACATCAACTAGTACAACTAACACTACTGATCCTGTACTATATGGTAATGTACCAGTTTGCAAACCAGTgttaactactactactactactactactgctgttAGTCAGTCAACAACCACTACCACACCAGCAGCTCCTAAGCATGGAAAACTGGACTTGGAAGATCTCAGAAGGAAGTCAATGCAAGCCACAGCAAGCCTTAACATAGAAGTGTCTCAGTATAAAAAGCAAGATTTGAGTACTATTAAAAAACATCTAGATAAAAAGCATAAAACAAGAGCTCAAGTGGAGGACTTGAAAGCAAAACCACCATCGAGTAATTATGGAAATATTTTTGGCTACTCTCAGTCTGCCAGAGCTGCAGCTCAGATAGATAATCCAACAAATAGACGACCAACGACTACTCCACGATCTATCAAAGATTGTGTTACTCCATTAGGACAGAAATATGAATATTGGGTGTGTGCTTGTTGTGAAATTGTTAATGGAGCTAAGCGTGCTAACTGCAAGAGATGTATGATGGCTTGTGGAGCCCTGTCAGTTTCACATGCCTATTGTAAACTTTGCAACTTGCTAGTTTATATATCTGAAGAAAGGATGAGTCCTCGTATTGTCTGTCCACTGTGTAAAGACATGCTGCACACTGTAGTTTAG